One Corynebacterium efficiens YS-314 DNA segment encodes these proteins:
- the tig gene encoding trigger factor, with amino-acid sequence MKSSVEQLSDTRVKITVEVPFEELKPELDQAYAALAQQVQIPGFRKGKAPRQLIDARFGRGPVLEQVVNDMLPTRYGQAIEENDIKAIGQPDVEITKIEDNEVVEFTAEVDVRPEITLPDFSAINVEVPAVTVDDAAVDEELESLRARFSTLKDHNHKLKKGEFVTLNLSASVDGEKVEEATTEGLSYEIGSGDLIDGLDEALLGQKKDDTVEFTTELANGDYQGKEAVVTAEITATKQRELPALDDEFAQLASEFDTMEELRESTKTQVETRLKNEQAANIRDEVLKAALESSDFALPNSIVEEQAHSQLHQLLGELAHDDAALNSVLESQGTTREEFEKQNREDAEKAVRTQLFLDVLAETEEPEVSQQELTDHILFTAQSYGMDPNQFIGQLQQSGQIANLFADVRRGKALAQAICRVNVKDSEGNEIDPKDYFGEEEVAEDSNDEAADQE; translated from the coding sequence GTGAAGAGTTCCGTCGAGCAGCTGAGCGACACCCGTGTAAAGATCACCGTTGAAGTTCCCTTCGAGGAACTCAAGCCTGAACTTGATCAGGCTTACGCTGCACTCGCTCAGCAGGTCCAGATCCCTGGTTTCCGTAAGGGCAAGGCTCCCCGTCAGCTTATCGACGCACGCTTCGGTCGTGGCCCTGTTCTGGAGCAGGTCGTCAACGACATGCTGCCGACCCGCTACGGCCAGGCCATTGAAGAAAATGACATCAAGGCCATCGGCCAGCCTGATGTTGAGATCACCAAGATCGAGGACAACGAGGTCGTCGAGTTCACCGCTGAGGTTGACGTCCGTCCGGAGATCACCCTCCCAGACTTCTCCGCCATCAACGTCGAGGTCCCTGCAGTCACCGTTGATGACGCAGCTGTCGACGAGGAGCTCGAGAGCCTCCGCGCTCGTTTCTCCACTCTCAAGGATCACAACCACAAGCTGAAGAAGGGTGAGTTCGTCACCCTGAACCTGTCTGCATCCGTGGACGGCGAGAAGGTTGAAGAGGCCACCACCGAGGGCCTGTCCTACGAGATCGGCTCCGGCGACCTGATCGACGGCCTGGACGAGGCTCTTCTCGGCCAGAAGAAGGACGACACCGTCGAGTTCACCACCGAGCTCGCTAACGGCGATTACCAGGGCAAGGAAGCCGTGGTCACCGCCGAGATCACCGCCACCAAGCAGCGTGAGCTGCCCGCGCTTGACGACGAGTTCGCTCAGCTGGCCTCCGAGTTCGACACCATGGAAGAGCTCCGCGAGTCCACCAAGACCCAGGTCGAGACCCGTCTGAAGAACGAGCAGGCCGCCAACATCCGCGATGAGGTTCTCAAGGCCGCACTGGAGTCCTCCGATTTCGCCCTGCCGAACTCCATCGTCGAGGAGCAGGCCCACTCCCAGCTGCACCAGCTGCTCGGTGAGCTCGCACACGACGACGCTGCACTGAACTCCGTTCTGGAGTCCCAGGGCACCACCCGGGAAGAGTTCGAGAAGCAGAACCGTGAGGATGCCGAGAAGGCTGTCCGCACCCAGCTGTTCCTCGACGTGCTCGCTGAGACCGAGGAGCCTGAGGTCTCCCAGCAGGAGCTGACCGATCACATCCTGTTCACCGCACAGAGCTACGGCATGGACCCGAACCAGTTCATTGGCCAGCTGCAGCAGTCCGGTCAGATCGCTAACCTCTTCGCTGATGTCCGTCGTGGCAAGGCACTGGCCCAGGCCATCTGCCGTGTCAACGTCAAGGACTCCGAGGGCAACGAGATCGACCCCAAGGACTACTTCGGTGAGGAAGAAGTCGCCGAGGACAGCAACGACGAAGCAGCTGACCAGGAGTAG
- the pepN gene encoding aminopeptidase N, with amino-acid sequence MTSINLTRTEADERSWLLSVENYSISLDLTGEDVFTSITVVSFTVREAGDTFIDLRAATVDEVYLDGVDIRDRAITLGVNGYDETPGITLRGLTPGQHTLRVAATIPYSRTGEGLHRMVDPADNEVYLYTQFETADAKRVFACFDQPDLKSTYDFHITTPKGWKVISNAEQEVSTQHPEYDTHVSEVDYPISTYLVAICAGRYHEVHDTWAGQLTHHPETPAGQPTELTVPLGLFCRRSLAPHLDAERLFTETKQGFDWYHRNFGVAYPFGKYDQIFVPEFNAGAMENAGAVTIRDEYVFASKATRYRYERRAETILHELAHMWFGDLVTMRWWDDLWLNESFATWSAVISQAEETEYTSAWVTFANVEKSWAYQQDQLPSTHPVSSDSHDIETVEQNFDGITYAKGASVLKQLQAYVGREEFLAGVRRHFANHAWGNATFDDLLSALEQASGRDLSGWASEWLKTTGINTLSADFTVEDGTYTSFNVVQTGAVPGAGELRTHRIAVGLYTLIDDQLTRFKQVELDIDGASTAVPELIGVDKADVVLVNDDDLTYALLDLDQGSLDFVVNHIDKFVDPMPRTLAWSAAWEMTRAGQMKARDFIALVARGASAETEIAVLERILTQAVSALKNYADPEWVKAEGESVVAKLLLDGVRTAGDNTNTQLAFIQTLAKTALDEDAVAFFRGLLDGSEAGIEVDSDLRWWALTALIAHGAVEDPDAAIAEELTRDRSSASNLSALRARAAVNTAENKASIYGEAVSADNTFSNLELRHTIEGLTFTGSADLLNNYTGTYFEIAPTVWEAFSNEIAMQILTGLYPSWNVTAEALALADDFLAGEHSAGLKRVVSEERDRVARALRNREVDAS; translated from the coding sequence ATGACGTCAATCAATCTCACGAGGACCGAGGCGGACGAGCGGTCCTGGCTGCTCAGTGTGGAGAATTACTCAATCTCCCTGGATCTCACCGGGGAGGATGTGTTCACCTCCATCACCGTGGTCAGCTTCACCGTCCGTGAGGCGGGTGATACCTTCATCGATCTGCGTGCCGCCACTGTGGATGAGGTCTACCTCGATGGGGTGGACATCCGCGACCGCGCCATCACCCTGGGTGTGAACGGCTATGACGAGACCCCGGGCATCACCCTGCGTGGTCTCACGCCCGGGCAGCACACCCTGCGGGTCGCAGCCACCATCCCCTATTCCCGCACGGGTGAGGGCCTGCACCGGATGGTGGATCCGGCCGACAATGAGGTCTACCTGTACACCCAGTTTGAAACCGCCGATGCCAAGCGGGTGTTCGCCTGCTTCGACCAGCCGGATCTGAAATCCACCTATGATTTCCACATCACCACCCCGAAGGGCTGGAAGGTCATCTCCAATGCGGAGCAGGAGGTGTCCACCCAGCACCCGGAGTATGACACCCATGTCTCCGAGGTGGACTACCCCATCTCCACCTACCTGGTGGCTATCTGCGCCGGGCGTTACCACGAGGTGCACGACACCTGGGCCGGCCAGCTCACCCACCACCCCGAGACCCCCGCCGGTCAGCCCACCGAACTCACCGTCCCGCTGGGTCTGTTCTGCCGTCGTTCCCTGGCCCCGCACCTCGATGCGGAGCGGCTCTTCACCGAGACCAAGCAGGGTTTTGACTGGTACCACCGCAACTTCGGGGTGGCCTACCCGTTCGGCAAATATGACCAGATCTTCGTGCCGGAGTTCAACGCCGGCGCGATGGAGAACGCCGGTGCGGTGACCATCCGCGATGAGTATGTCTTCGCCTCCAAGGCCACGCGCTACCGTTATGAGCGTCGCGCGGAGACCATCCTGCACGAGCTGGCACACATGTGGTTCGGTGATCTGGTCACCATGCGCTGGTGGGATGATCTGTGGCTCAATGAGTCGTTTGCCACCTGGTCGGCGGTGATCTCCCAGGCCGAGGAGACCGAGTACACCAGCGCGTGGGTCACCTTTGCCAATGTGGAGAAGTCCTGGGCCTATCAGCAGGATCAGCTGCCCTCCACCCACCCGGTGTCCTCGGACAGCCACGACATCGAGACCGTGGAGCAGAACTTCGACGGCATCACCTACGCCAAGGGCGCGTCGGTGCTCAAGCAGCTGCAGGCCTATGTCGGTCGGGAGGAGTTCCTCGCCGGTGTGCGCAGGCACTTCGCCAACCACGCGTGGGGCAATGCCACCTTCGATGATCTGCTGTCCGCCCTCGAGCAGGCCTCGGGCCGTGACCTGTCGGGGTGGGCCAGCGAGTGGCTCAAGACCACCGGCATCAACACCCTCTCCGCGGACTTCACCGTCGAGGACGGCACCTACACCTCCTTCAACGTCGTGCAGACCGGTGCCGTCCCCGGCGCGGGTGAGCTGCGCACCCACCGCATCGCGGTGGGGCTCTACACGCTTATCGACGACCAGCTCACCCGCTTCAAACAGGTCGAACTGGACATCGACGGTGCCTCCACCGCGGTGCCGGAGCTGATCGGTGTGGACAAGGCTGATGTCGTCCTGGTCAATGATGATGATCTGACCTACGCCCTGCTGGATCTGGATCAGGGGTCCCTGGATTTCGTGGTCAACCATATTGACAAGTTTGTCGATCCGATGCCACGCACCCTGGCGTGGTCTGCGGCCTGGGAGATGACCCGCGCAGGCCAGATGAAGGCCCGTGATTTCATCGCGCTGGTGGCCCGGGGTGCCTCCGCGGAAACCGAGATCGCGGTGTTGGAACGCATCCTGACCCAGGCGGTCTCGGCGTTGAAGAACTATGCCGATCCGGAGTGGGTGAAGGCTGAGGGGGAATCGGTCGTCGCAAAGCTCCTGCTCGACGGGGTGCGCACGGCAGGTGACAACACCAACACCCAGCTCGCCTTCATCCAGACGCTGGCCAAGACGGCGCTGGATGAGGACGCTGTGGCGTTCTTCCGGGGGCTTCTCGACGGATCCGAGGCAGGCATCGAGGTGGATTCCGACCTGCGCTGGTGGGCGCTGACCGCCCTGATCGCCCACGGCGCGGTGGAGGACCCGGATGCGGCCATCGCCGAGGAACTCACCCGTGACCGCTCGTCTGCCTCCAACCTGTCGGCCCTGCGCGCCCGGGCGGCGGTCAATACCGCGGAGAACAAGGCCAGCATCTACGGCGAGGCGGTCTCCGCCGACAACACCTTCAGCAACCTGGAGCTGCGCCACACCATCGAGGGCCTGACCTTCACCGGTTCCGCTGACCTGCTCAACAACTACACCGGCACCTACTTCGAGATCGCGCCGACGGTGTGGGAGGCGTTCAGCAATGAGATCGCCATGCAGATCCTCACCGGCCTGTACCCCTCGTGGAACGTCACCGCCGAGGCACTGGCCCTGGCGGATGATTTCCTGGCCGGGGAGCACTCCGCGGGTCTCAAGCGCGTGGTGTCGGAGGAACGCGACCGTGTCGCCCGTGCGCTGCGCAACCGGGAGGTCGACGCCAGCTGA
- a CDS encoding ATP-dependent Clp protease proteolytic subunit has protein sequence MTAPGAGTGYSGDIFDRLLRERIIFLGSQVDDEIANKLCAQILLLSAEDPTRDISLYINSPGGSVTAGMAIYDTMKYSPCDIATYGMGLAASMGQFLLSGGTPGKRYALPHARIMMHQPSAGVGGTAADIAIQAEQFAQTKREMAKLIAEHTGQTFEQVTKDSDRDRWFTAEQAKEYGLVDHVITLAEGPISN, from the coding sequence ATGACGGCACCGGGCGCAGGGACCGGTTACAGCGGCGACATCTTCGACCGTCTGCTGCGCGAGCGGATCATCTTCCTGGGCAGCCAGGTCGATGATGAGATCGCCAATAAGCTGTGCGCCCAGATCCTGCTGCTGTCCGCCGAGGACCCCACCAGGGACATCTCGCTGTACATCAACTCCCCCGGTGGCTCTGTCACCGCCGGCATGGCCATCTACGACACGATGAAGTACTCCCCGTGTGACATTGCCACCTACGGCATGGGTCTCGCCGCCTCCATGGGACAGTTCCTCCTCTCCGGTGGCACCCCGGGCAAGCGCTACGCCCTGCCACACGCACGCATCATGATGCACCAGCCCTCCGCCGGTGTCGGCGGTACCGCGGCCGACATCGCGATCCAGGCAGAGCAGTTCGCCCAGACCAAGCGCGAGATGGCCAAGCTCATCGCCGAGCACACCGGCCAGACCTTCGAGCAGGTCACCAAGGACTCCGACCGTGACCGCTGGTTCACCGCCGAGCAGGCCAAGGAATACGGACTCGTCGATCATGTGATCACCCTCGCCGAGGGCCCGATCAGCAACTAG
- a CDS encoding DsbA family protein → MAEKVTFWFDTSCPFAWATSRWIKEVEKVRDIEVAWTPMSLAILNDGRDIPADYADMMKANWGPARVFAAVATKEPEKVGDLYTAIGTRVHHEGRPEVRNDYGAYNEVIAEALAEVGLDASYAEVADTEEWDDALRAFHQSAMDEVGDDVGTPVIKLGDTAFFGPVITRIPTGEEAGEIFDASVRLAAFPYFFELKRSRTESPQFD, encoded by the coding sequence ATGGCCGAGAAAGTCACATTCTGGTTCGACACGAGCTGCCCATTCGCCTGGGCGACCTCCCGCTGGATCAAGGAGGTGGAGAAGGTCCGTGACATCGAGGTCGCCTGGACCCCGATGAGCCTGGCCATCCTCAACGACGGCCGTGACATCCCCGCAGACTACGCAGACATGATGAAGGCCAACTGGGGTCCCGCCCGTGTCTTCGCCGCGGTGGCCACCAAGGAACCGGAGAAGGTCGGGGACCTCTACACCGCAATCGGCACCCGCGTCCACCATGAGGGCAGGCCTGAGGTGCGCAACGATTACGGTGCCTACAACGAGGTGATCGCCGAAGCCCTCGCCGAGGTCGGCCTGGATGCCTCCTACGCCGAGGTTGCCGATACCGAGGAATGGGATGATGCACTGCGCGCCTTCCACCAGTCCGCCATGGATGAGGTCGGCGATGATGTGGGCACCCCGGTGATCAAGCTGGGCGACACCGCCTTCTTCGGGCCTGTGATCACCCGCATTCCGACCGGGGAGGAAGCCGGGGAGATCTTCGACGCCTCCGTCCGCCTCGCCGCCTTCCCCTACTTCTTCGAACTCAAACGCTCCCGCACCGAAAGCCCGCAGTTCGACTAA
- a CDS encoding MFS transporter encodes MATSSPDVWQSPRHRRTVYSVLAIVGISILFDGYDLVIYGAVLSTLLNDPSHIGALSPAVAGTLGSYALIGVMIGALTAGAICDWVGRRKVMLTAIIWFSVGMALTAMATSITMFGFLRFLTGLGVGMIVATGGAIIAEFAPRNRRNLFNAIVYSGVPAGGVMASVFALLFEDYLGWRGLFFIGATPLLFLFPLALFALPESPRWLASRGRRAEAIALCERKGLPIADFVPSTPAPVASESVAVTAPAATERTGFAGIFSRAYLPGTLLIGAMSFIGLLSTYGLNTWLPKIMESNGASAHDSLYSLLFLNGGAVIGGLIASWFADRIGAKTIITSTFFLAALCLGALPFISAWPLMYTAIALAGIGVLGTQVLTYGLTSNYFGTACRAAGVAWCAGFGRLGGIVGPAVGGLIIGMGLGPTVAFFIFAGAAILGAICTALIPRSPAEVTISTLPSASREPVAPRRTPQPQS; translated from the coding sequence ATGGCCACCTCTTCCCCCGATGTCTGGCAAAGCCCACGGCATCGTCGCACCGTCTACTCCGTTCTCGCCATCGTCGGCATCTCAATCCTCTTCGACGGTTATGATCTCGTCATCTACGGCGCGGTCCTGTCCACTCTGCTGAACGATCCATCCCACATCGGTGCACTCAGCCCGGCCGTCGCCGGCACCCTGGGGTCTTACGCCCTGATCGGTGTCATGATCGGGGCACTGACCGCAGGCGCCATCTGTGACTGGGTCGGCCGCCGCAAGGTGATGCTCACCGCAATCATCTGGTTCTCCGTCGGCATGGCACTGACCGCCATGGCCACCTCCATCACCATGTTCGGCTTCCTGCGCTTCCTCACCGGCCTGGGTGTCGGCATGATCGTCGCCACCGGTGGAGCAATCATCGCCGAATTCGCACCGCGCAACCGCCGTAACCTCTTCAACGCCATCGTCTACTCCGGTGTCCCCGCCGGTGGCGTGATGGCCTCCGTCTTCGCCCTGCTCTTCGAGGATTACCTCGGCTGGCGTGGACTGTTCTTCATCGGTGCCACCCCCCTGCTGTTCCTGTTCCCCCTGGCACTGTTCGCCCTGCCGGAATCCCCCCGTTGGCTGGCGTCGCGTGGCCGTCGTGCAGAAGCTATCGCCCTGTGTGAGCGCAAGGGTCTGCCCATTGCAGATTTCGTTCCCTCAACCCCCGCCCCGGTTGCTTCCGAGTCCGTCGCGGTTACCGCCCCGGCAGCCACCGAGCGCACCGGTTTCGCCGGCATCTTCTCCCGCGCCTACCTGCCCGGTACCTTGCTGATCGGTGCCATGAGCTTCATCGGACTGCTGTCCACCTACGGTCTCAACACCTGGCTGCCGAAGATCATGGAGTCCAACGGCGCCAGCGCCCACGATTCCCTCTACTCCCTGCTCTTCCTCAACGGTGGTGCGGTTATCGGCGGTCTTATCGCCTCCTGGTTCGCTGACCGCATCGGCGCTAAGACCATCATCACCTCCACCTTCTTCCTCGCCGCACTCTGCCTGGGCGCCCTGCCGTTCATCTCCGCATGGCCTCTCATGTACACCGCCATCGCACTCGCCGGCATCGGCGTGCTGGGCACCCAGGTGCTCACCTACGGTCTCACCTCCAACTACTTCGGCACCGCCTGCCGCGCCGCCGGTGTGGCCTGGTGTGCAGGCTTCGGTCGCCTCGGTGGAATTGTCGGGCCAGCCGTCGGTGGCCTGATCATCGGCATGGGCCTCGGACCAACCGTCGCCTTCTTCATCTTCGCCGGTGCCGCCATCCTCGGTGCCATCTGCACCGCCCTGATCCCGCGTTCCCCCGCCGAGGTCACGATCTCCACCCTGCCCAGCGCCTCCAGGGAACCAGTCGCACCGCGTCGCACCCCCCAGCCACAGAGCTGA
- a CDS encoding ribose-5-phosphate isomerase encodes MRVYLGADHAGFETKNAIAEHLKAHGHEVIDCGAHTYDPDDDYPAFCIEAANRTVNDPGSLGIVLGGSGNGEQIAANKVKGARCALAWSVETARLAREHNNANLIGIGGRMHSTEEALEIVDAFLDQEWSNAERHQRRIDILSDYERTGVAPVVPNE; translated from the coding sequence ATGCGCGTATACCTTGGAGCAGACCACGCTGGTTTCGAAACTAAAAATGCAATTGCAGAGCACCTCAAGGCCCACGGCCACGAGGTGATCGACTGCGGAGCCCACACCTACGACCCCGACGATGACTACCCGGCCTTCTGCATCGAAGCAGCCAACCGGACCGTCAACGACCCCGGTTCCCTCGGCATCGTGCTGGGTGGATCCGGTAACGGTGAGCAGATCGCCGCGAACAAGGTCAAGGGCGCACGCTGCGCACTGGCCTGGTCCGTGGAGACCGCCCGCCTGGCACGTGAACACAACAACGCGAACCTGATCGGCATCGGTGGCCGCATGCACTCCACCGAGGAGGCACTCGAGATCGTCGATGCCTTCCTGGATCAGGAGTGGAGCAACGCGGAGCGCCACCAGCGACGCATCGACATCCTCTCTGATTATGAGCGCACCGGTGTCGCACCGGTTGTCCCCAACGAGTAA
- a CDS encoding helix-turn-helix transcriptional regulator, with product MKPTIIDAESGRELWTAIECAEFSGTARGTFTSYAGRGRAPKPVAKLHGLTLWDSQTIREWVDERAAGNKGLTTVGVGSEDSVTQ from the coding sequence ATGAAGCCAACCATCATTGATGCTGAATCAGGAAGAGAGCTGTGGACCGCCATTGAGTGTGCAGAGTTTTCCGGCACAGCCCGCGGCACCTTCACCAGTTATGCCGGACGTGGACGGGCACCTAAGCCCGTCGCTAAGCTCCACGGTTTAACTCTGTGGGATTCACAGACTATTCGTGAATGGGTCGACGAACGAGCTGCAGGCAATAAGGGCCTGACCACAGTCGGTGTCGGTTCAGAGGATTCAGTCACCCAGTAG
- a CDS encoding ATP-dependent Clp protease proteolytic subunit: MSNGFQMPSSRYVLPSFIEQSAYGTKETNPYAKLFEERIIFLGTQVDDTSANDIMAQLLVLEGMDPDRDITMYINSPGGSFTALMAIYDTMQYVRPDVQTVCLGQAASAAAVLLAAGAPGKRAALPNARVLIHQPATQGTQGQVSDLEIQAAEIERMRKLMETTLSQHTGKTPEQIRIDTDRDKILTAEGALEYGIIDQVFDYRKLNT, from the coding sequence ATGAGCAACGGATTCCAGATGCCTTCGTCCCGTTACGTGCTGCCTTCCTTCATCGAGCAGTCCGCCTACGGCACGAAGGAGACCAACCCCTACGCCAAGCTGTTCGAGGAGCGCATCATCTTCCTGGGTACCCAGGTCGATGACACCTCCGCCAATGACATCATGGCTCAGCTGCTCGTGCTTGAGGGCATGGACCCCGATCGCGACATCACCATGTACATCAACTCCCCGGGCGGTTCCTTCACCGCCCTCATGGCCATCTACGACACCATGCAGTACGTCCGCCCGGATGTCCAGACCGTCTGCCTGGGTCAGGCAGCCTCCGCAGCAGCTGTTCTGCTGGCCGCGGGTGCACCGGGTAAGCGTGCTGCACTGCCCAACGCCCGTGTGCTCATCCACCAGCCGGCAACTCAGGGTACCCAGGGCCAGGTGTCCGATCTGGAGATCCAAGCAGCCGAGATCGAGCGCATGCGCAAGCTGATGGAGACGACCCTCTCCCAGCACACCGGCAAGACCCCGGAGCAGATTCGCATCGACACCGACCGCGACAAGATCCTCACCGCCGAGGGTGCCCTCGAGTACGGCATCATCGACCAGGTCTTTGATTACCGCAAGCTCAACACCTAA